Proteins from a genomic interval of Fibrobacterota bacterium:
- a CDS encoding glutathione-dependent formaldehyde dehydrogenase yields MKAIVFKGVGDIRLEEVPDPEIESSTDAIVRLTASAICGTDLHLVRGSMPGMKPGTILGHEGVGIVEAIGEDVRNLEIGERVLIPSTIACGSCSYCRAGYYAQCDGANPNGPEAGTAFYGGPMETGGFDGLQAGKARVPFAHVNLIRIPDEVSDEQALLLSDILPTGYFGAKLAEIKRGNTVAVFGCGPVGQCAILSAFLLGAGRVIAVDCAPDRLGLARRQGAEVVDFNLEDPVAAIKRLTGGIGADRAIDAVGVDATHPDSGAGGKAARKLGEKFAQEAEEIGADQEDAKDWTPGNAPSQVLRWAVESVAKAGTVAIIGVYPQTAEFFPIGMAMMKNLTVKGGNCNHKRYIPRLLDLIRTGAIHPERLVTTVKGITDAVSAYQAFAKHEPGWIKVELEPQA; encoded by the coding sequence ATGAAAGCCATCGTATTCAAAGGCGTCGGCGACATCCGCTTGGAGGAAGTCCCCGATCCCGAAATCGAATCCTCCACCGACGCAATCGTACGGCTAACCGCCAGCGCCATCTGCGGTACGGATCTCCATCTCGTGCGCGGCTCCATGCCCGGCATGAAGCCGGGCACCATACTGGGCCATGAGGGCGTTGGCATCGTCGAAGCCATCGGCGAAGACGTCCGCAACCTCGAGATCGGCGAGCGCGTGCTGATCCCGTCCACCATCGCTTGCGGTTCATGCTCCTACTGCCGGGCCGGCTACTATGCCCAATGCGACGGCGCCAATCCCAACGGGCCCGAAGCCGGTACGGCGTTCTACGGCGGCCCCATGGAAACGGGCGGCTTCGACGGCTTGCAGGCCGGGAAGGCGCGCGTCCCTTTCGCCCACGTGAACCTGATCCGCATTCCCGACGAGGTGAGCGACGAACAGGCTTTGCTGCTCTCCGATATCCTGCCTACGGGCTATTTCGGGGCCAAGCTGGCCGAGATCAAGCGCGGCAATACCGTGGCGGTTTTCGGGTGCGGGCCGGTGGGCCAATGCGCCATCCTGTCGGCCTTCCTGTTGGGAGCGGGACGCGTCATCGCGGTCGATTGCGCTCCCGATCGGTTGGGGCTGGCCCGCCGGCAGGGCGCGGAAGTCGTGGACTTCAACCTGGAGGATCCGGTGGCGGCCATCAAACGGCTGACCGGCGGGATTGGCGCGGATCGGGCCATCGATGCGGTGGGCGTGGACGCGACCCATCCCGATTCGGGCGCGGGGGGGAAGGCGGCGCGCAAGTTGGGCGAGAAGTTCGCCCAGGAAGCCGAGGAGATCGGGGCCGATCAAGAGGACGCGAAAGATTGGACGCCGGGCAACGCGCCTTCCCAGGTCTTGCGTTGGGCGGTGGAAAGCGTAGCCAAGGCCGGCACGGTGGCCATCATCGGCGTGTACCCGCAAACGGCGGAATTCTTTCCGATCGGCATGGCGATGATGAAGAACCTGACGGTGAAAGGCGGCAATTGCAACCACAAGCGCTATATCCCGCGCCTTTTGGATCTGATCCGCACCGGAGCCATCCATCCCGAGCGCCTGGTGACGACGGTGAAGGGAATCACCGATGCGGTTTCGGCCTACCAGGCCTTCGCCAAGCATGAACCCGGTTGGATAAAGGTGGAATTGGAACCGCAGGCCTAA
- a CDS encoding sugar ABC transporter permease — protein sequence MKRTFAILATIPAIWILFHFLSGGAVLTAGNMVNLFKYLTVVGILSTGMTFVMGAGHIDLSVGSGLGLLGAVNALLLDHFHWPLALCLLISAALAVAMGLLHGALVSGPRIPAFIVTLSGLMAYMGLKQYLANPVIPIRDRIFLGLGQGYLAPWQGYACAALAAIGLGFSLWRQSVARRRHGLKGDKAWRMGLAWALPTAGCFAFATVCNFDRGVPVCVLAMALAAWACHFLAVRTRFGRHAFAMGSNPEAARYSGISLPRVTVGVFVLMGLLTWLAGLTATSQLMAGAADIGDYQELYSIAACVIGGTSLRGGTGNVWMSLLGALLMASILNGMEQVGIPSTMQKVILGIILSASVALDQVLGRRSSRA from the coding sequence ATGAAACGCACCTTCGCCATCCTGGCCACCATCCCCGCGATCTGGATCCTTTTCCATTTCCTTTCCGGCGGCGCGGTCCTCACCGCCGGCAACATGGTGAACCTCTTCAAGTACCTGACCGTGGTCGGCATCCTGTCCACCGGCATGACCTTCGTCATGGGCGCCGGCCACATCGATCTTTCCGTAGGCTCGGGCCTGGGCCTCTTGGGCGCCGTCAACGCCCTCCTGCTCGACCACTTTCATTGGCCCTTGGCTCTGTGCCTCCTGATCAGCGCGGCCTTGGCAGTCGCCATGGGCCTTTTGCACGGGGCGCTGGTATCCGGCCCGCGCATTCCCGCCTTCATCGTCACCCTGAGCGGGCTGATGGCCTATATGGGCCTTAAGCAATACCTGGCCAACCCCGTCATCCCCATCCGCGACCGGATCTTCCTGGGGCTGGGCCAAGGCTATCTCGCGCCCTGGCAAGGCTATGCCTGCGCCGCCCTGGCGGCGATAGGACTGGGGTTTTCGCTTTGGCGGCAAAGCGTCGCGCGCCGAAGGCACGGGCTCAAGGGCGACAAGGCCTGGCGCATGGGCTTGGCCTGGGCGCTTCCGACCGCGGGCTGCTTCGCTTTCGCGACGGTTTGCAATTTCGATCGCGGCGTGCCGGTTTGCGTTCTGGCGATGGCCTTGGCGGCCTGGGCCTGCCATTTCCTCGCCGTCCGCACCCGCTTCGGGCGGCATGCCTTCGCCATGGGATCGAATCCCGAGGCCGCGCGCTATTCCGGCATCTCCTTGCCTCGCGTCACCGTGGGCGTTTTCGTCCTGATGGGCCTGCTCACCTGGCTGGCCGGCCTCACCGCGACCTCGCAATTGATGGCCGGCGCGGCGGATATCGGGGATTACCAAGAGCTGTACTCCATCGCCGCCTGCGTGATCGGCGGGACCAGCCTGCGCGGGGGCACGGGTAACGTGTGGATGTCGCTGCTGGGCGCCTTGCTGATGGCCAGCATCCTTAATGGCATGGAGCAAGTGGGCATCCCCTCCACCATGCAAAAGGTGATCCTCGGGATCATCTTGAGCGCCTCGGTGGCGTTGGATCAAGTACTGGGCCGGCGTTCCAGTCGGGCTTAA
- a CDS encoding substrate-binding domain-containing protein, which yields MRGAAKSIQIGALGALLFAAVGCNKKGDEKQSAGGPAPLVIGLSLADLKEERWQRDRDFFTAKAQALGAQVIVQDAGGDPNAQVRQCDGLLAKGAKVLVVVPKNADAARPIVLNAHAKGVKVISYDRLIGDADVDLYLSFDNEKVGEIQARAIAAAAPKGNYLLLRGDPADKNSDMIHAGHMKVLQPLIDKGDIKVVADQGCDKWLRSEARRITADALQKSKIDAIVASNDGTASGAISALEDRKLAGKIPVSGQDADLIACQYVWQGLQTVTVYKPIQKLAEAAAERAVLAAQGRAIDSATAKIANGGSQVPALFLEPIPVTKENLLATVVADGFHTQQEVTGAANGAGAPAGAVAPTATGAATGTPATAAKP from the coding sequence ATGCGGGGCGCTGCCAAGTCCATCCAGATCGGCGCCCTCGGCGCCCTTCTTTTCGCCGCGGTAGGCTGCAATAAGAAAGGCGATGAGAAGCAAAGCGCAGGCGGGCCCGCGCCCTTGGTCATCGGCCTATCCCTGGCCGATCTGAAGGAAGAGCGGTGGCAGCGCGATCGGGATTTCTTCACGGCCAAGGCGCAAGCCTTAGGCGCGCAAGTCATCGTGCAGGACGCCGGCGGGGATCCCAACGCCCAGGTGAGGCAGTGCGACGGCCTATTGGCCAAGGGCGCCAAGGTCCTGGTGGTGGTCCCCAAGAACGCCGACGCGGCCCGACCCATCGTGCTGAACGCCCATGCTAAAGGGGTCAAGGTGATCTCCTACGATCGCCTCATCGGCGACGCCGACGTGGACCTGTACCTTTCCTTCGACAACGAAAAGGTGGGGGAGATCCAGGCGCGCGCCATCGCGGCCGCGGCCCCCAAGGGCAATTACCTGCTATTGCGCGGCGATCCCGCCGATAAGAACTCGGACATGATCCACGCGGGCCACATGAAGGTACTCCAGCCCCTGATCGACAAGGGCGACATCAAGGTGGTGGCCGATCAAGGTTGCGACAAGTGGTTGCGCAGCGAGGCCCGGCGCATCACCGCGGACGCCTTGCAGAAGTCCAAGATCGACGCCATCGTGGCCAGCAACGACGGAACGGCCTCGGGGGCCATCTCGGCCCTGGAAGACCGTAAGCTGGCGGGCAAGATCCCGGTTTCGGGCCAGGACGCCGATCTCATCGCTTGCCAGTACGTATGGCAAGGCTTGCAGACCGTGACCGTCTACAAACCGATCCAGAAGTTGGCCGAGGCCGCCGCGGAACGGGCCGTACTGGCCGCGCAGGGACGGGCCATCGATAGCGCGACCGCCAAGATCGCCAATGGCGGCAGCCAAGTGCCGGCCCTGTTCCTGGAGCCGATTCCCGTGACCAAGGAAAACCTTTTGGCCACCGTGGTCGCGGACGGTTTCCATACGCAACAAGAGGTCACCGGCGCTGCGAATGGCGCGGGCGCTCCTGCCGGAGCGGTCGCCCCTACTGCGACAGGCGCGGCTACCGGAACGCCCGCGACGGCGGCGAAGCCCTGA
- a CDS encoding sugar ABC transporter ATP-binding protein has product MSQAVLAVRGLAKAYPGVQALDGVDLEIRAGEIHALCGENGAGKSTLIKILGGVLPHGSYQGEVTHAGSPCEFHGPRDSLASGIRIIFQELALAPDLSVAENVFLGRESVSGFGMQRERMQAEAARRLALLGLESLDPSAPVNSLPVGQRQMVEIARALGPARALGPAGEMGGQVLILDEPTSALSQREADALLQVLARLKAQGLGILYVSHKLEEVFASADRISVLRNGRGMGTMDRAEATPGKIVSLMMGRALEEVFPPLPPPPDAASAPVLSLKDWSVPSRVNPSIDILTGITLELRAGEILGLAGLMGAGRTELVESLFGLGPAGRGSMVLDGAPYVPAGPPRAIARGLALVPEDRRRNGLWLEKSIRENVSGACLARLTRLGVIDGDGESRLAAESIRALGVKAPDGEFAAGQLSGGNQQKVVLAKWLAAKPRVLLLDDPTRGVDVGAKAEIYRLIGSLAAQGLAIILISSELDEVLRLSHRILVLRGGRLAGEFPGGSADKETILSASAGGA; this is encoded by the coding sequence CTGAGCCAGGCCGTCCTCGCGGTTCGCGGCCTCGCCAAGGCCTATCCCGGCGTGCAAGCGCTCGACGGGGTGGACCTGGAGATCCGCGCCGGCGAGATCCATGCCCTATGCGGCGAGAACGGCGCCGGCAAATCCACCCTGATCAAGATCCTGGGCGGGGTGCTGCCGCACGGATCCTACCAGGGCGAAGTCACGCATGCGGGTAGCCCGTGCGAATTCCATGGCCCCCGCGACTCCCTGGCCTCCGGCATCCGTATCATCTTCCAGGAGTTGGCCCTGGCCCCCGACCTGAGCGTGGCCGAAAACGTTTTCCTCGGGCGCGAATCCGTTTCCGGCTTCGGCATGCAAAGGGAGCGGATGCAGGCGGAGGCCGCGCGACGATTGGCCTTGCTCGGACTGGAAAGCCTCGATCCTTCCGCCCCGGTGAACTCGTTGCCCGTAGGCCAAAGGCAGATGGTGGAAATCGCCCGGGCCCTCGGGCCCGCCCGCGCCCTGGGGCCCGCCGGCGAGATGGGCGGCCAAGTCCTGATCCTCGACGAACCCACCTCCGCTTTGTCCCAGCGCGAAGCCGACGCGTTGCTTCAGGTCCTGGCCCGCCTCAAGGCCCAAGGGCTCGGCATCCTCTACGTATCCCACAAGCTGGAAGAGGTCTTCGCTTCCGCCGATCGCATTTCCGTCCTCCGCAATGGACGCGGCATGGGCACCATGGATCGCGCCGAGGCCACCCCGGGCAAGATCGTCTCCCTCATGATGGGCCGCGCCCTGGAGGAGGTTTTCCCGCCCTTGCCACCGCCGCCCGATGCGGCTTCCGCCCCGGTCTTGAGCCTTAAGGATTGGAGCGTCCCATCCCGGGTCAATCCCTCCATCGACATCCTGACGGGAATCACCTTGGAACTGAGGGCCGGCGAAATCCTGGGATTGGCCGGGCTGATGGGCGCGGGCCGCACCGAGCTGGTCGAATCCCTCTTCGGCCTGGGGCCGGCGGGACGGGGATCCATGGTATTGGACGGTGCGCCCTACGTCCCGGCCGGGCCGCCGCGCGCCATAGCCCGCGGCTTGGCGCTGGTGCCCGAGGATCGCCGCCGCAACGGATTGTGGCTCGAAAAATCCATCCGCGAAAACGTTTCCGGGGCCTGCCTGGCGCGCTTGACGCGGCTCGGCGTCATCGACGGCGACGGCGAATCCCGCCTGGCCGCCGAATCCATCCGCGCGTTGGGCGTGAAGGCCCCCGATGGCGAGTTCGCCGCGGGCCAGCTTTCCGGGGGGAACCAGCAGAAGGTGGTGTTGGCCAAATGGCTGGCGGCCAAGCCCCGCGTGCTTTTGCTGGACGATCCCACCCGCGGCGTGGACGTGGGCGCCAAGGCCGAGATTTACCGTCTGATCGGATCGCTGGCTGCCCAGGGCCTCGCCATCATCCTCATCTCTTCCGAATTGGACGAAGTGCTACGCTTGTCCCATCGCATCCTGGTCCTGCGCGGGGGCCGCCTCGCGGGCGAATTCCCGGGCGGTTCCGCCGACAAGGAAACCATCCTCTCCGCCAGCGCCGGAGGCGCTTGA
- a CDS encoding right-handed parallel beta-helix repeat-containing protein → MPLVLARSRFNIPFALALLGLTVPAQARSLYAAPAGKESAAGTSAAPLTLRAGIQALAAGDTLFLQSGAYADTAQLTIATEHSGTAGKEICLFAAPGAKPVLDFSGQPYGKDSNPRGLELDGSYWHLRGLEVKGSADNGIYVAGKHNVVENCVTHGNRDTGLQIGRRANAEQADWPSDNLILNCESYDNYDMPPGAGENADGFACKLTAGSGNVFRGCVSHNNIDDGWDLYTKTDTGPIGPVTLDQCVSYGNGTLSDGTSNANGDRNGFKLGGSDIAVAHLVTRCVAIGNGKNGFTWNSNPGATHLINCLAIDNTEGNFNFGNSSTPTEAVFANNVSFWSKSAAASDKTLGTDYQGSNCWWDKSKGSIGSKSLTVTASEFAVSPASMKVSRSSATGAPDLSVFRLAAGSKLGNAGVTPPGPLPFEAAAYYAGAPDLGAVEG, encoded by the coding sequence ATGCCCCTCGTCCTTGCCCGTTCACGGTTCAACATCCCATTCGCCCTCGCCCTGCTTGGCTTGACCGTGCCCGCCCAGGCCCGTTCCCTGTACGCCGCCCCGGCCGGAAAGGAGTCCGCCGCCGGCACTTCCGCCGCGCCTTTGACCCTGCGGGCGGGAATCCAGGCCCTGGCCGCCGGGGATACCTTGTTTCTGCAGTCCGGCGCTTATGCGGATACCGCCCAGTTGACCATAGCCACGGAACATTCCGGAACGGCGGGCAAGGAGATCTGCCTTTTCGCGGCCCCGGGCGCCAAGCCCGTGCTCGATTTCTCCGGGCAGCCCTACGGGAAGGATTCCAATCCCCGCGGCCTGGAACTGGACGGCTCCTATTGGCATCTGCGCGGTTTGGAAGTGAAAGGTTCGGCGGACAACGGCATCTACGTCGCCGGCAAGCATAACGTGGTGGAGAATTGCGTCACCCACGGGAACCGGGATACCGGTCTCCAGATCGGGCGCCGCGCCAATGCGGAGCAGGCGGATTGGCCCTCCGACAACCTGATCCTGAACTGCGAATCCTACGACAATTACGATATGCCGCCGGGCGCCGGCGAGAACGCGGACGGCTTCGCCTGCAAGCTGACCGCCGGCAGCGGCAACGTGTTCCGCGGCTGCGTGTCCCACAATAACATCGACGACGGCTGGGACCTGTATACCAAGACCGATACCGGGCCCATCGGGCCGGTGACGCTCGATCAATGCGTATCTTATGGCAACGGGACGCTCAGCGACGGGACCTCCAACGCCAACGGCGACCGGAACGGGTTCAAGTTGGGGGGATCGGACATCGCCGTGGCGCACTTGGTGACGCGCTGCGTGGCCATCGGCAACGGGAAGAACGGGTTCACCTGGAACAGCAATCCCGGCGCAACCCATCTGATCAATTGCCTCGCCATCGACAATACCGAAGGCAACTTCAATTTCGGGAACAGCTCCACGCCCACCGAAGCCGTTTTCGCCAACAACGTTTCCTTCTGGTCAAAATCCGCGGCGGCCTCGGACAAGACCTTGGGGACCGATTACCAGGGAAGCAATTGCTGGTGGGATAAGTCCAAAGGCAGCATCGGGAGCAAGTCCCTCACGGTAACCGCGTCCGAATTCGCGGTCTCCCCGGCCTCCATGAAGGTCTCCCGCTCCTCCGCAACGGGCGCGCCCGACCTCTCGGTCTTCCGCCTGGCCGCCGGCAGCAAGCTAGGTAACGCGGGCGTGACCCCTCCGGGGCCGCTCCCCTTCGAAGCGGCGGCCTATTACGCGGGAGCCCCGGACCTGGGGGCGGTGGAAGGG